The following are encoded in a window of Mycobacteroides chelonae CCUG 47445 genomic DNA:
- a CDS encoding MmpS family transport accessory protein, protein MYLVVLAVLTVAALFILKLRSSEIPDEAAGTVSRLPTLGTLSERTIQYEAVGPDGTPATVSYLDDEGHNQNVNTVLPWQEALRTVEPSLVTSMVVQSNSSGVGCRITVNGKVRDEQVATASGGIASCKVQVA, encoded by the coding sequence GTGTATCTCGTTGTGCTGGCGGTGCTTACCGTCGCGGCCTTGTTCATCCTCAAACTGCGCTCGAGCGAGATCCCGGATGAGGCGGCGGGGACGGTGAGCCGTCTCCCCACGTTGGGCACGCTGTCCGAACGGACGATCCAGTACGAGGCCGTCGGTCCCGACGGAACCCCGGCGACGGTGTCCTATCTCGACGACGAAGGCCACAACCAAAACGTCAACACCGTCCTGCCATGGCAAGAAGCACTGCGCACCGTGGAACCTTCGCTGGTGACGAGCATGGTCGTGCAGTCCAACAGCTCTGGGGTTGGATGCCGGATCACCGTCAACGGCAAGGTCCGCGATGAACAAGTCGCAACCGCCAGTGGCGGGATCGCAAGCTGCAAGGTGCAGGTCGCATGA
- a CDS encoding type I polyketide synthase, giving the protein MVAVAIIGIGCKFPGGIGDPESFWNFVLRKGDAVVDIPKDRWDADKYYDPDPDTPGRMYTRRGSFLTQSFRRFDADFFGISHREAAVLDPQQRLLLETTWEALDDAGIAGQALGGNVGTFIGGFMNDNMISRGLARNLEKINNFAAFSASQTLLSNRIAHALDFWGPSMTVDTACSSSLVTTHLAVRAVAGGECDVALAGGVNVMFQPETFITMCKGRFLAADGRSKSFDAAADGYGRGEGVGIVVLKNLEQAQRDGDHIYAVIRGSGVNQDGRTIALPVPNPVSQQRLADRVIKEAGIDPALVGYIEAHGTGTSVGDPLEAQALGHSYGKVPGRTQPLVIGSVKNNFGHTEAAAGVAGLIKAALTVQRRTIAPQVVLDKLNPEIPFDELQIRIPTEVEPYPDMGAPAYAAVNSFGYGGTNAHVIVQAPPAAAEPQAPARDSIRIFPVSARSGAALHQVAGRYAALLGSDLSEEGAQQLKTAATGRRAQHYLRKGFIYRDADDLLTQLNSYAESEEAAPARALVEGISDPVFVFSGMGPQWWGMARALLQTPGVFRDTAAEIDAVFQEISGWSVIAELLRPEGDSRVSSTEIAQPANFLVQSALAEHLRQFGIRPTAVVGHSVGEVAAAYVSGALSLRDAATVSFHRSRLQAKTAGSGGMLAVGLDAEEAQRRAARFGTAVCVAAINSAAATTLSGDSKALQTLHDELAEDGVFARMLHVEVPYHSQLMDPILGELATALAGLAPRQSDVPVYSTVTGEKIDSAAFADPDYWLKNVRESVLFAKAIDTLIEDRYRVFLELGPHPVLLGNIRESFVRHSVSGAAVQTLHRDQNDEQSVLQAVTDLYAVGAIDAPGEAGLYENGSVPHMDLPKYPWSQEELWEEDALTLRARYGDADRFALLGDRAEALTPQWEVTLAAANLPWLPDHTVLGSIVLPGTAYLDAALSAVRQRSGRGQAGLDSVVFAVPLVVAEHDAPITRLTVDEPTKRFTVNGRSAHTQLWTAHANGRLVEANLGTLRIDVPAQSEFDRIFDGEDVYKGLAAVGLSYGPAFQRIQSVRIGSAGCVAQLTTPEGVDASGSVLRHAIHPALADAALQCIAVLLAARPELDVPPTAHIPASVDRVRLYHEVPQDPIAFVEITSTQPLRANAYLASQDGEVALALTGVTLRPVGSALDPLSELDQYFYEPRWEPLEEEVEAQSDSAPAASRSAAAPAARAANVIVGIGDVAAAFAEGARRAASAGAVILKADPGADLADAFAAALHADTYLRVLATVGAGKTLVENLHQLVTIAQALRVVLEAETERGVVSPDVQVVVVSTRAFLAPGDSGLDLDQTALVGARRVLANEQHPAKWSLVDLPDSATPDEVAAEIGAMNRAEEVAVRAGERWTQRMRRSLSELVAPWEEPFEPTDPEVAYEVQIPDTRTLKDIALRACDRIEPGPRQVEVRVETLGLNYKDPLKVLGILTERELGETYFKLEPGMEGFGVVTRVGSAVNELRVGESIAVAERGLLRRYLTFDLDGGAAWERIDEEHLQREDFDPLAVGSGVPFFTAGYAFYKLADLQPGETVLIHGAAGGMGMGAVQIAVNMGAVVYATAGSEERRRAALELGATAAFDSRSVGFVDDILRITEGRGVDVIYNSLPGEMIAQNFAVAGEFCRIIEIGKADIYFGGAVDLKAFSGNLSFHAIDMDRMLRLRPETFRELRRECTEMLTSGKLTPLPFTRFPIDDVVGAFEAVFRAAHMGRIVLDLRDQTPKLLPRKPDTAPVRPGHSYLISGGFGGFGLATARSLARAGATHLILAGRSGATTEVARAQIEALRAADVDVWEERIDISDYDQVSDLIAKVEASGHPLRGVFHAAAVAHDEVLADISAESLYKVFAPKVDGALNLDKATREHEVPLDHFVLYSSISGLIGIVPQVTYAAANSVLDGLAQARHAAGLAALSVSWGAMSGGGMAEVEAIVKFLDSVGLRRLNMDLGATLMHECSRFQLPHVAIAGVDWGVLRTPLPSTAKSTRFAHLSAEAAAVSNEQAAFRAAVLALPEEERGPMVTKELAKELANVLKVDVDSIDPTGPIADLGIDSLMAVEFAARAGKQLNIQISAFQFTPDLTLEAVGARVALLIAQGVGDPEHDAI; this is encoded by the coding sequence TTGGTTGCAGTGGCTATCATTGGCATCGGATGCAAATTCCCCGGAGGAATTGGTGATCCGGAGAGTTTCTGGAACTTTGTGTTACGCAAAGGCGACGCCGTCGTTGATATTCCGAAGGATCGCTGGGACGCGGATAAGTACTACGACCCGGACCCCGATACGCCGGGCCGGATGTACACGCGGCGCGGTAGCTTCCTGACCCAGAGTTTCCGACGGTTCGATGCGGATTTCTTCGGGATCTCGCACCGTGAGGCTGCCGTCCTGGACCCACAGCAGAGGCTTCTTCTCGAAACCACCTGGGAAGCCCTCGACGATGCGGGCATCGCCGGACAGGCGCTGGGCGGGAACGTGGGAACCTTCATCGGCGGCTTCATGAACGACAACATGATCAGCCGGGGCCTGGCCCGAAACCTCGAGAAGATCAATAACTTCGCCGCCTTCAGCGCGTCGCAGACGTTGTTGTCCAACCGAATCGCCCACGCGCTCGACTTCTGGGGGCCGAGCATGACTGTGGACACGGCATGTTCGTCCTCGCTGGTCACCACGCACCTGGCGGTACGGGCGGTCGCGGGTGGCGAGTGCGATGTGGCGCTCGCCGGCGGAGTGAACGTCATGTTCCAGCCGGAAACGTTCATCACCATGTGTAAGGGCAGATTCCTCGCGGCCGACGGTCGCAGCAAGTCGTTCGACGCGGCAGCGGACGGCTACGGCCGTGGTGAGGGCGTCGGAATCGTGGTGCTCAAGAACCTCGAGCAGGCGCAGCGCGACGGTGACCATATATATGCGGTGATTCGTGGTAGCGGGGTCAACCAGGACGGCAGGACGATAGCGCTGCCCGTGCCAAATCCGGTGTCGCAGCAGCGGCTTGCGGATCGTGTGATCAAGGAGGCAGGCATTGACCCGGCCTTGGTGGGATACATCGAGGCGCATGGCACCGGTACCAGCGTGGGCGACCCGCTGGAGGCGCAGGCACTGGGGCACTCGTACGGCAAGGTTCCCGGCCGCACGCAGCCGCTGGTGATCGGCTCGGTGAAGAACAACTTCGGCCATACCGAGGCCGCGGCGGGTGTCGCGGGTTTGATCAAGGCCGCGCTCACCGTGCAGCGGCGGACCATCGCGCCGCAGGTCGTCCTCGACAAGCTCAACCCGGAAATCCCGTTCGACGAGTTGCAGATCCGTATCCCGACCGAGGTCGAGCCGTACCCGGACATGGGAGCTCCCGCATACGCGGCGGTGAACAGCTTCGGCTACGGCGGGACCAACGCGCATGTCATCGTGCAGGCGCCGCCCGCGGCCGCCGAGCCGCAGGCTCCCGCACGTGACAGCATTCGGATCTTCCCGGTCTCCGCGCGCAGTGGTGCCGCGTTGCACCAGGTCGCCGGACGGTACGCCGCACTGTTGGGCTCAGATCTCTCCGAGGAGGGTGCGCAGCAGCTGAAGACCGCGGCCACCGGCCGTCGGGCGCAGCATTATCTGCGTAAGGGCTTCATCTATCGCGATGCCGATGACCTTCTCACACAGCTGAATTCCTATGCGGAAAGCGAGGAAGCGGCGCCGGCGCGTGCTCTCGTCGAGGGCATCTCCGATCCCGTGTTCGTCTTCAGCGGGATGGGCCCGCAGTGGTGGGGGATGGCTCGCGCACTGTTGCAGACGCCCGGTGTCTTCCGTGACACCGCCGCCGAGATCGACGCGGTGTTCCAGGAGATCTCGGGCTGGTCGGTAATCGCCGAACTGCTGCGGCCCGAGGGGGACTCTCGTGTCAGCAGCACCGAGATCGCCCAGCCGGCGAATTTCTTGGTCCAGTCGGCACTGGCAGAGCATTTGCGGCAGTTCGGGATCCGGCCCACCGCGGTGGTAGGACACAGTGTTGGTGAGGTCGCCGCGGCGTACGTGAGTGGCGCGTTGTCCTTGCGCGACGCCGCTACGGTTTCCTTCCATCGCTCCCGGCTGCAGGCCAAGACGGCGGGCTCTGGCGGCATGCTCGCGGTCGGTCTGGATGCCGAGGAAGCCCAGCGCCGGGCAGCGCGTTTTGGAACGGCAGTGTGTGTCGCGGCGATCAACAGCGCCGCGGCAACCACATTGTCCGGCGACTCCAAGGCCCTGCAGACACTGCACGATGAGCTCGCTGAAGACGGGGTCTTCGCCCGCATGCTGCACGTCGAGGTTCCGTATCACAGCCAGCTCATGGACCCGATCCTCGGGGAGCTCGCGACTGCGCTGGCAGGTCTTGCCCCCCGGCAGTCGGACGTGCCGGTCTACTCGACCGTCACCGGTGAGAAGATCGACAGCGCGGCATTCGCGGACCCGGACTACTGGCTCAAGAACGTGCGCGAAAGCGTCCTGTTCGCGAAGGCCATCGACACCCTCATCGAGGATCGGTACCGGGTGTTCCTGGAGCTTGGTCCGCATCCAGTCCTGCTCGGGAACATTCGAGAAAGCTTTGTGCGCCACAGTGTCTCCGGTGCCGCGGTCCAGACCTTGCACCGTGACCAGAATGATGAGCAGTCGGTGTTGCAGGCGGTCACGGACCTGTATGCGGTGGGTGCTATCGACGCCCCCGGTGAGGCCGGTCTCTACGAGAACGGTTCGGTCCCGCACATGGACCTGCCGAAATACCCATGGTCGCAAGAGGAACTGTGGGAAGAGGACGCCCTGACGTTGCGTGCGCGCTACGGCGACGCCGATCGGTTCGCGCTCCTGGGCGACCGGGCGGAGGCGCTGACGCCACAGTGGGAGGTCACCCTGGCGGCCGCGAATCTGCCCTGGCTGCCCGACCACACAGTTCTCGGCTCGATTGTGCTACCGGGAACCGCGTACCTCGATGCCGCGCTATCGGCCGTGCGTCAACGCTCCGGCCGGGGCCAGGCGGGCTTGGACTCGGTGGTCTTCGCGGTGCCTTTGGTGGTCGCCGAACATGACGCGCCGATCACCCGTCTCACCGTGGACGAGCCCACCAAGCGGTTCACCGTCAACGGCCGCTCCGCACATACCCAACTGTGGACGGCACATGCCAACGGCAGGCTGGTCGAGGCGAATCTGGGGACCTTGCGGATCGATGTTCCGGCACAGTCCGAGTTCGACAGGATCTTTGACGGCGAAGACGTCTACAAGGGATTGGCCGCAGTCGGGCTCTCCTACGGTCCCGCCTTTCAGCGAATCCAGAGCGTGCGCATCGGGTCGGCCGGCTGTGTTGCGCAGCTGACGACTCCGGAAGGGGTAGACGCGTCTGGGTCGGTACTGCGGCACGCCATTCATCCCGCGCTCGCCGATGCCGCGCTGCAGTGCATCGCGGTCCTCTTGGCGGCACGTCCAGAGCTGGATGTGCCTCCGACGGCGCATATCCCGGCCTCGGTGGACCGGGTACGTCTATACCACGAGGTGCCCCAGGACCCGATCGCGTTCGTCGAGATCACCAGCACGCAGCCGCTGCGTGCGAACGCCTATCTCGCTTCGCAAGACGGCGAAGTCGCCCTGGCCTTGACCGGAGTGACGCTGCGGCCCGTGGGATCGGCGCTGGACCCGCTGTCCGAGCTTGATCAGTACTTCTACGAGCCTCGTTGGGAGCCTTTGGAAGAGGAAGTCGAGGCACAGTCCGACTCCGCGCCTGCCGCCTCCAGAAGTGCCGCCGCACCCGCCGCCCGGGCTGCGAATGTGATCGTCGGGATCGGCGATGTGGCCGCCGCTTTCGCAGAAGGCGCCCGCCGTGCGGCCAGCGCCGGTGCGGTGATCCTGAAAGCCGACCCGGGAGCAGATCTCGCCGACGCTTTCGCGGCAGCGTTACACGCGGACACGTACTTGCGTGTCCTGGCGACCGTCGGCGCCGGAAAGACGTTGGTGGAGAACTTGCATCAACTCGTCACGATCGCCCAGGCGTTGCGGGTCGTTCTCGAAGCCGAGACCGAGCGCGGTGTCGTGAGTCCGGATGTGCAGGTGGTCGTCGTGAGCACGCGCGCCTTCCTGGCCCCGGGCGACAGTGGCCTGGACCTCGATCAGACCGCGCTCGTGGGAGCGCGCCGGGTGTTGGCCAACGAGCAGCACCCCGCTAAATGGTCCCTCGTGGATCTGCCCGATTCAGCGACGCCGGACGAGGTGGCGGCGGAGATCGGTGCGATGAATCGAGCCGAAGAAGTCGCGGTGCGTGCGGGTGAGCGGTGGACCCAGCGGATGCGCCGGTCGCTGTCCGAACTCGTTGCGCCGTGGGAAGAACCATTCGAGCCCACCGACCCGGAGGTGGCCTACGAGGTACAGATCCCGGACACGCGCACGCTCAAGGACATCGCGCTGCGCGCATGCGACCGCATTGAACCGGGACCCCGGCAGGTCGAGGTGCGCGTCGAAACCTTGGGGCTCAACTACAAAGACCCGCTGAAGGTCCTGGGAATCCTGACGGAGCGCGAGCTTGGCGAGACATATTTCAAGCTGGAGCCCGGCATGGAGGGATTCGGAGTCGTCACACGTGTCGGCTCCGCGGTCAACGAGCTCAGAGTCGGCGAGAGCATCGCGGTGGCAGAGCGTGGGCTGCTGCGCCGCTACCTGACGTTCGATCTCGATGGTGGTGCGGCATGGGAACGGATCGACGAAGAGCACCTGCAGCGTGAGGATTTCGATCCGCTCGCAGTGGGCTCGGGTGTTCCATTCTTCACGGCGGGCTACGCCTTCTACAAGCTCGCCGATCTGCAGCCCGGTGAGACCGTCCTTATTCACGGTGCGGCGGGCGGCATGGGCATGGGTGCGGTGCAGATCGCGGTCAACATGGGCGCGGTTGTCTATGCGACCGCCGGTAGCGAGGAGCGCCGTCGGGCGGCGCTCGAACTCGGTGCAACCGCGGCCTTCGACTCGCGATCGGTCGGGTTTGTCGACGACATACTGCGCATCACCGAAGGACGCGGTGTCGACGTCATCTACAACTCGCTGCCCGGCGAGATGATCGCCCAGAACTTCGCGGTCGCCGGGGAATTCTGCCGGATCATCGAAATCGGGAAGGCCGATATCTACTTCGGCGGCGCAGTGGATCTCAAGGCCTTCAGCGGCAACTTGTCGTTCCACGCGATCGACATGGATCGCATGCTGCGGTTGCGGCCCGAGACATTCCGCGAGCTCCGGCGCGAGTGCACCGAGATGCTCACCTCGGGCAAGCTCACCCCGCTGCCGTTCACGAGATTCCCGATCGACGATGTGGTGGGAGCGTTCGAAGCGGTGTTCCGGGCGGCGCACATGGGCCGGATCGTGCTGGATCTGCGGGATCAAACTCCAAAGCTACTGCCGCGCAAGCCGGATACCGCCCCGGTGCGCCCCGGCCACTCCTACCTCATCAGCGGTGGGTTCGGCGGGTTCGGGTTGGCCACTGCGCGCTCGTTGGCCAGGGCGGGGGCCACCCACCTGATCCTCGCGGGCCGCAGCGGTGCCACCACCGAGGTGGCGCGGGCGCAGATCGAGGCACTGCGCGCCGCCGATGTCGACGTGTGGGAAGAGCGGATCGATATCAGCGACTACGACCAGGTCTCGGATCTGATCGCGAAGGTGGAAGCGTCGGGACATCCGCTGCGCGGAGTTTTCCATGCCGCCGCGGTGGCCCATGACGAGGTGCTCGCGGACATCAGCGCGGAGTCGCTGTACAAGGTCTTCGCGCCGAAGGTCGACGGTGCCCTGAATCTGGATAAGGCCACGCGTGAGCACGAGGTACCGCTCGACCACTTCGTGCTGTACTCCTCGATCAGTGGCCTCATCGGCATTGTTCCGCAGGTGACGTATGCGGCCGCGAACAGCGTGCTGGACGGGCTCGCTCAGGCACGGCACGCGGCCGGGCTGGCCGCCCTGTCGGTGAGCTGGGGCGCGATGAGCGGCGGTGGGATGGCTGAGGTGGAGGCCATCGTCAAGTTCCTCGACTCCGTCGGGCTGCGGCGTCTCAACATGGATCTCGGGGCGACGCTCATGCACGAGTGCTCCCGATTCCAGCTTCCGCATGTCGCTATCGCGGGCGTCGACTGGGGAGTCTTGCGCACTCCGTTGCCCTCGACAGCCAAGAGCACACGTTTCGCTCATCTCTCCGCGGAAGCCGCTGCGGTGTCGAACGAACAGGCCGCCTTCCGTGCGGCGGTGCTGGCCCTGCCCGAGGAGGAGCGCGGCCCGATGGTCACCAAGGAACTGGCCAAGGAACTCGCCAATGTCCTCAAGGTCGACGTGGACAGCATCGATCCGACCGGGCCGATCGCCGATCTGGGTATCGATTCCCTGATGGCGGTGGAGTTCGCCGCACGAGCCGGTAAGCAGTTGAACATCCAGATCAGTGCGTTCCAGTTCACCCCGGATCTCACCCTTGAGGCCGTCGGTGCCCGCGTCGCACTACTCATTGCGCAAGGGGTCGGCGATCCCGAGCATGACGCGATATAG
- a CDS encoding RND family transporter — MKKDESEAVTGPIPAPGDGNGFSDRSRAFGKRLRNEFSVPFRRETYASTDTGQHRPLYARLLYGLSIPIVVLWVLLACGLNAAGPQLEKVIEGHALSFLPDEASSVQALSNMGKYFGNGGTNNFVAVLAEGDKPFGAEMHGYYADLMEKFKADKKHVVTTIDLWSDPSFAPAFESQDRKASFSYLNLAGNMGTALAMESTQAVRDIVKAYPPPAGVKIYVTGPSAVVNDELLAINRSILPIIIACAICITIIMSLTYRSLFTAAMPLLVVAVALVTARPIVALLGERGIIGISIFASSLLAGIVLGAGTDYGIFLLGRYQEARRAGQDPTTAYFTALSSVQRIIFASGLTVAGATACMTLTRLAAFSTSGLPCTIGILTALAAALTLGPALLAIGCRLGLYEPRGDRAIRRWRRIATHVVRWPGPVLAGSLAVLALAILVLPTYVISYNERAAQPANTEANLGLDAADRHLPPNMLNPNLLFVESDHDMRNSADLIALAKLTNAVYSVDGVQAVQGITRPLISPLPQGTLTYQGGYIGERMSQIAEMVSTQLNGIARITGQIDQLSVGVKVVLKDLRVTQRAVDLPGGGGQATRARLIDLLKMAKGIHNEMQPMLAAGIDTAGQLVDMVPDCKQLLPCNTALTGLAVLDGLNQAGGRKFEDLVDASRVASESLPNLVAQVQLLDRFLSDAQRTLTPIRGMADSLLVQMNEVTQFLREIADTYMKGDPSGYFFLPSQAFESPLFQSALSVFFSPDGKITRMLVMGDVNSFSRESMDYSAKIIPAAQSALKGTSLGGSQVSIGGAGGTLLNIAAFAREDFITSAVAAFAFVFCVVLLLLRSFVAAIAVVGTVGLSFLSAWGLSVAIWQHGVGLPLHWAVAPCSFIFLVAVGADYNLLLVARFKEELRAGIKTGIIRSMVGTGSVVTTAGLIFGFTMFALIAGYSSTLAQIGTTVGVGLLLDTLIVRSLVIPSIATILGRWFWWPMRVPCRALRETDPALVGPRHSASQA, encoded by the coding sequence ATGAAAAAAGACGAGAGCGAAGCAGTTACGGGGCCCATACCCGCGCCCGGCGACGGTAACGGGTTCTCCGATCGATCACGGGCATTTGGCAAGCGGCTACGCAACGAATTCTCCGTGCCGTTCCGCCGAGAGACCTACGCCAGCACCGACACCGGACAGCACAGACCGCTGTACGCACGGCTGCTGTACGGACTGTCCATCCCGATCGTCGTGCTGTGGGTGCTGCTCGCCTGCGGCCTCAATGCCGCTGGGCCCCAACTCGAGAAGGTGATCGAGGGACACGCGTTGTCCTTCTTGCCCGACGAGGCCTCCTCGGTGCAGGCCCTCTCCAACATGGGCAAGTACTTCGGAAACGGCGGCACCAACAACTTCGTCGCCGTGCTGGCCGAGGGAGACAAGCCGTTCGGCGCGGAGATGCACGGCTACTACGCCGATCTGATGGAGAAGTTCAAGGCCGACAAGAAGCACGTCGTCACAACGATCGATCTGTGGTCCGACCCGTCATTCGCCCCGGCATTCGAAAGCCAGGACCGCAAGGCCTCTTTCAGTTATCTCAACCTCGCCGGAAACATGGGCACGGCGCTGGCCATGGAATCCACCCAAGCGGTGCGCGACATCGTCAAGGCCTACCCGCCCCCAGCCGGGGTCAAGATCTACGTGACCGGACCTTCCGCGGTCGTGAACGACGAACTACTCGCGATCAACCGCTCGATTCTGCCGATCATCATCGCGTGCGCCATCTGCATCACCATCATCATGTCGCTGACCTACCGTTCGCTGTTCACGGCGGCGATGCCGCTACTGGTCGTGGCGGTCGCGCTGGTGACCGCCCGTCCAATCGTCGCCCTGCTCGGTGAACGCGGGATCATCGGCATCTCCATATTTGCGTCAAGTCTGTTGGCCGGCATCGTCCTTGGCGCGGGAACGGACTACGGCATCTTCCTGCTCGGCAGGTATCAAGAAGCACGACGGGCGGGCCAGGACCCGACCACCGCCTACTTCACCGCGCTGTCGAGTGTGCAGCGCATCATCTTTGCCTCCGGGCTGACAGTGGCGGGCGCGACCGCCTGCATGACACTCACTCGACTCGCGGCGTTCTCCACGTCCGGCCTGCCCTGCACCATCGGCATCCTCACCGCCCTCGCCGCGGCGTTGACCCTCGGCCCCGCACTGCTGGCGATCGGGTGCAGGCTCGGACTGTATGAGCCCCGCGGAGATCGGGCCATCCGCCGCTGGCGGCGCATCGCCACGCACGTGGTCCGCTGGCCCGGCCCCGTACTCGCCGGCAGCCTCGCCGTACTCGCGCTCGCGATTCTCGTCCTACCGACATATGTCATCAGCTACAACGAACGGGCGGCACAGCCGGCCAACACCGAGGCGAATCTGGGCCTGGACGCCGCGGATCGGCACCTGCCGCCGAACATGCTGAACCCGAACCTGCTGTTCGTCGAATCCGATCACGACATGCGTAACTCCGCCGACCTGATCGCGCTCGCCAAGCTGACCAATGCCGTCTACAGCGTGGACGGCGTGCAAGCGGTGCAGGGCATCACCCGCCCCCTCATATCGCCACTGCCCCAGGGAACCCTGACCTATCAAGGCGGGTACATCGGCGAACGCATGTCCCAAATCGCCGAAATGGTCAGCACACAGCTCAACGGCATCGCCAGAATCACCGGCCAGATCGATCAGCTCTCCGTCGGCGTCAAGGTGGTCCTCAAGGACCTCCGAGTCACCCAACGGGCCGTCGACCTTCCCGGCGGCGGGGGCCAGGCCACCCGGGCGCGCCTCATCGACCTATTGAAGATGGCGAAGGGCATTCACAATGAGATGCAGCCCATGCTCGCCGCCGGCATCGACACGGCGGGACAACTGGTCGATATGGTCCCGGACTGTAAGCAGCTGCTGCCCTGCAATACCGCGCTCACCGGCCTGGCCGTTCTCGACGGACTCAATCAGGCCGGGGGGCGAAAGTTCGAAGATCTCGTCGACGCCTCCCGCGTGGCCTCGGAGTCATTGCCGAACCTGGTGGCACAAGTTCAGCTCCTGGACCGTTTCCTCAGCGACGCGCAACGAACACTGACCCCCATCCGCGGCATGGCGGACTCGCTGCTCGTACAGATGAACGAGGTCACCCAATTCCTGCGTGAGATCGCCGACACCTATATGAAGGGAGACCCGAGCGGGTACTTCTTCCTTCCGAGCCAGGCCTTCGAATCCCCGTTGTTCCAGTCCGCACTCTCCGTCTTCTTCTCACCGGACGGCAAGATCACCCGAATGCTTGTCATGGGCGATGTGAACTCGTTCAGCAGAGAGAGCATGGACTACAGCGCGAAGATCATCCCCGCGGCGCAATCAGCGCTCAAGGGCACCTCACTCGGCGGGAGCCAGGTGAGCATCGGAGGCGCCGGCGGCACGCTGCTCAACATCGCCGCCTTCGCCAGGGAGGACTTCATCACCAGCGCCGTGGCGGCCTTCGCATTCGTGTTCTGCGTGGTCCTGCTGCTGCTACGCAGCTTCGTCGCCGCGATCGCCGTCGTTGGCACCGTGGGGTTGTCGTTCCTGTCCGCGTGGGGTCTGAGTGTCGCCATCTGGCAGCACGGTGTCGGCCTGCCCTTGCACTGGGCGGTGGCGCCATGCTCCTTCATATTTCTTGTCGCGGTCGGCGCCGATTACAACCTGCTGCTCGTCGCCCGATTCAAAGAGGAGCTCCGCGCCGGAATCAAGACCGGCATCATCCGCTCCATGGTGGGCACCGGCAGCGTGGTCACCACAGCGGGCCTGATTTTCGGTTTCACGATGTTCGCGCTGATCGCCGGCTACTCCAGCACACTCGCACAGATCGGCACCACCGTCGGCGTCGGACTCCTGCTCGACACACTCATCGTCCGTTCACTCGTCATCCCCTCCATCGCGACCATTCTGGGCCGGTGGTTCTGGTGGCCCATGCGAGTGCCGTGCCGCGCATTGCGAGAAACGGATCCGGCATTGGTTGGCCCAAGACACAGTGCGAGCCAGGCATAA
- a CDS encoding class I SAM-dependent methyltransferase, whose protein sequence is MSANSRRLDRRASFTAQSCAAQRAAETMQSPRRRLLNDPYSRHFIRSPLLRACLIHPLVARGFIGVLKSVFGAAGHFFLVLRVRYTDDVLKKAIDDGVDQLVLLGAGFDTTTLRRVAHGPITIFEVDAPTTQADKRAVMERLQPTDSNDEIVWVPCDFEHDILRERLLASGFDPTRPSLFVWLGVTAYLTQDALDATLADLATVCAPGSLLVFDYLDTSVVTGGDNKSVRARLWTEAAARFGEPYLTGLTAADADALLASHGFQCRQHLTTLELLRHYAPAYASRSPADGRAAITTAQRT, encoded by the coding sequence ATGAGTGCGAATAGTCGCCGCCTTGATCGTCGGGCGAGTTTTACGGCGCAATCCTGCGCCGCGCAGCGCGCGGCCGAGACGATGCAATCACCCCGCCGGCGTCTCCTTAACGATCCCTACTCGCGCCATTTCATCCGCAGCCCGCTATTACGCGCCTGTTTGATTCATCCGCTGGTGGCCCGCGGATTTATCGGGGTACTAAAATCCGTATTCGGCGCCGCAGGTCACTTCTTTTTGGTATTGCGGGTGCGCTATACCGATGACGTCCTCAAGAAGGCCATCGATGACGGCGTTGATCAACTCGTGCTCCTGGGCGCGGGGTTCGACACCACCACCTTGCGCCGCGTCGCGCACGGCCCGATCACGATCTTCGAGGTCGACGCACCGACTACCCAGGCGGACAAACGAGCCGTCATGGAACGGCTCCAACCAACCGACAGCAACGATGAAATCGTGTGGGTTCCTTGCGATTTCGAACACGACATACTCCGCGAAAGACTCCTCGCCAGCGGATTCGATCCCACCCGGCCAAGCCTATTCGTCTGGCTCGGCGTGACTGCCTACCTCACCCAAGACGCACTCGACGCGACACTTGCCGACCTCGCGACGGTCTGCGCGCCCGGAAGCCTGCTGGTTTTCGACTACCTGGACACCAGCGTCGTCACGGGCGGAGACAACAAGTCGGTGCGCGCTCGGCTATGGACCGAAGCGGCGGCACGGTTCGGCGAGCCGTACCTCACCGGTCTCACCGCAGCCGACGCCGACGCACTGCTGGCCTCGCACGGATTCCAGTGCCGCCAGCACCTGACCACGCTCGAATTACTGCGGCATTACGCCCCGGCATATGCCAGTCGATCACCTGCCGACGGCCGGGCAGCGATCACCACTGCGCAGCGCACCTGA